The following proteins come from a genomic window of Spea bombifrons isolate aSpeBom1 chromosome 10, aSpeBom1.2.pri, whole genome shotgun sequence:
- the NFAT5 gene encoding nuclear factor of activated T-cells 5 isoform X1, whose protein sequence is MRSLSEDIFSTPKLANRWGHQGIITGGRRTESVYDLLPKELQLPPSQETSVAPMSQTSGGEAGSPPPAVVAADASSSSSSSMGGARSSFTTTCSPSIYSTSLTDTKAMQLETCSAAVGVSKPGVSEQLLAGNAGRQQSMPLRWTVLSISPPPEDLLDSSQMSCQDDGGGQDSEQSCNMWTEDSTSNFSNMSSRSYNDNTEVPRKSRKRNPKQKPGSKRRDSNMDVFDADSAKAPHYVLSQLASDNKANCQSGNGGPENQKGAKKTLLLCEQYPSKAEGKELKITVQPETQHRARYLTEGSRGSVKDRTQQRFPTVKLEGHSEPVVLQVFVGNDSGRVKPHGFYQACRVTGRNTTPCKEVDIEGTTVIEVMLDPSNLMTLAVDCVGILKLRNADVEARIGVASSKKKSTRARLVFRVNIPRDDGSVLTLQTPSSPILCTQPAGVPEILKKSLHSCSVKGGEEVFLIGKNFLKGAKVIFQENISDENSWKSEAEIDMELFHQNHLVVKVPPFHDQNIASPASVVMFVVTNAGRSHDVQPFTYTPEPPIPVNALIKKEIPSPTQSCTFEDTMKAAVAPSPCNLEQVNSRGSPVKSGSLIKNEEVAPMELTGDQRPSPLYKTSSIAATAQQTLENSSSGSFSPAVSHLPNENDPQTPIQVFSPEPLSTIQTQDIAPASSFQAVTSSSQCSNNDSIMQQAQFQAMDSQSRETMQSERALAALSQMAEATQQPPQTPLQEQAQTLQQQMFSTTSGVNQLQGVMHQLPSSNFQPNVTGGNADVNMVQQVLEAQLSRVLFSGQGGSENNQSSMGQVQEQLNAGMFQQVNSIQNNPSPGMFGSPESVHSRSENVLSGCPDNLLQQAENSLSSQQQAMETTAALVMEMQQSMHQSPGPIQTDLFQSQNSGARGIQSPVYQHQQGSHLMNSLSNNEDMQCDMFPSPNISGSEGSGGQQQVSGSASSIFQASPSPDNKSTSGQAEQMQSDVYQNVVQMQHSGESQAQVNLFSRAEDMLGVQSSGSQQQGNGLFQQAGDIISLQTSNFLQQSPHSHAPLYHTQNTIGDSQSMPQDTQGSLFHPSSSMVQHQSTAPSQDQLQPQLFHPQSTISVLQNSSSPEQPPANLFLSQSAMNSLQGGAVAQEKQLSFFTSQGSLPQLQTGQSAEQQSPFQQQAQLSHMQISQEQQQQSQQGLFQSQNQQTSIFQATHSMVGIQTSSSQHDQTPSLLFNTQSSMDTMGSQEQQQSMLYSSSQDQMTTQEQQSQAMFHSQSMDFQAQSPVSSQHEQQQQSPLYRNSPQLQLVQQSPTSPDQQVTMFMSPASMSALQNSMNQQELQQASMFSQSIQGNAPSSQSQAAMFHSSAAGAMSQMQNQQTSPQASGMFLFGIQNSCGQMMSPSSGSLPDQMMALGQSGQSQGDGQSVTTLLSQQMTESSQMSSDQKINDLLVSLQNQGNSLSGSF, encoded by the exons AATCCGTTTATGACCTTCTCCCaaaagagctgcagcttccgcCCTCCCAAGAGACGTCCGTCGCCCCAATGAGTCAGACAAGCGGAGGGGAGGCCGGATCCCCTCCGCCGGCCGTAGTCGCTGCCG ATGCttcatcttcctcctcttcctccatgGGCGGTGCGCGCAGCTCCTTTACCACCACCTGCAGCCCTTCTATTTACTCTACCTCACTCACCGATACCAAAGCTATGCAATTGGAGACTTGCTCCGCTGCAGTGGGGGTAAGTAAACCCGGGGTAAGTGAACAGCTCTTGGCCGGCAATGCGGGCCGGCAGCAGTCCATGCCGTTGAGGTGGACGGTCCTCAGCATTTCTCCGCCACCCGAAGACCTCCTGGACAGCAGTCAGATGTCCTGCCAAGATGACGGAGGTGGACAGGATTCCGAGCAGAGCTGCAACATGTGGACCGAGGATTCCACCTCCAACTTCAGCAACATGAGCTCCCGTTCTTACAATGATAACACCGAGGTCCCGCGTAAGTCCCGCAAGCGCAACCCCAAACAGAAGCCCGGTTCCAAAAGGCGGGACTCCAACATGGACGTGTTCGATGCGGACAGCGCCAAAGCCCCGCACTACGTGCTCTCGCAGCTCGCCTCGGACAACAAAGCCAACTGCCAGAGCGGAAACGG AGGACCGGAGAACCAGAAAGGAGCCAAAAAGACGCTGCTCCTATGTGAGCAATATCCTAGCAAAGCCGAGGGCAAGGAGCTGAAAATAACCGTTCAGCCAGAGACCCAACATCGAGCCCGATATCTAACGGAGGGAAGCCGGGGCAGCGTGAAAGACCGCACTCAGCAGAGGTTTCCTACTGTAAAG TTGGAAGGTCACAGCGAGCCCGTGGTGCTTCAAGTCTTTGTGGGTAATGACTCTGGCCGAGTGAAACCTCATGGATTCTACCAGGCCTGCAGGGTGACCGGGAGGAACACTACGCCCTGCAAAGAAGTGGACATAGAGGGCACAACGGTCATAGAGGTCATGCTGGACCCCAGTAACCTGATGACTCTAGC GGTGGATTGCGTTGGGATCCTGAAGCTCCGAAACGCCGATGTCGAGGCTCGCATTGGCGTCGCCAGCTccaagaaaaaaagcacacgTGCAAGACTTGTGTTCCGTGTCAATATCCCTCGCGACGATGGTTCTGTCTTAACACTACAGACCCCTTCGTCTCCCATCCTATGCA CCCAGCCTGCGGGGGTGCCCGAAATCCTGAAAAAAAGTTTGCACAGTTGCTCTGTtaaagggggagaggaagtCTTCTTGATTGGCAAAAACTTTTTGAAAGGAGCAAAAGTGATATTTCAAGAGAACATTTCAG ATGAAAATTCATGGAAATCAGAAGCTGAAATTGACATGGAGTTGTTTcatcag AATCATCTGGTTGTGAAGGTCCCCCCCTTCCACGACCAGAACATCGCATCCCCTGCTTCTGTGGTGATGTTTGTGGTGACCAATGCAGGCCGATCTCATGACGTGCAGCCTTTCACGTACACTCCAGAGCCAC CCATCCCTGTAAATGCTCTTATAAAGAAAGAGATACCGAGCCCAACACAGTCCTGTACTTTTGAAGACACTATGAaag CGGCTGTAGCCCCGTCTCCCTGTAACCTGGAGCAGGTGAACTCCCGAGGCTCTCCCGTTAAATCAGGCAGTCTGATCAAGAACGAGGAAGTGGCCCCCATGGAGCTCACCGGAGATCAGCGACCCTCACCTTTGTACAAA aCATCCAGTATTGCTGCAACCGCTCAGCAGACTTTAGAGAACTCATCCAGTGGGTCTTTTTCGCCCGCTGTATCCCATTTGCCTAATGAGAACGATCCGCAGACCCCAATTCAGGTGTTCAGCCCAGAGCCGCTGTCCACCATCCAAACACAAGACATTGCACCAGCGAGCAGCTTTCAAGCTGTGACTTCTTCCAGCCAGTGTTCGAACAATGACTCCATCATGCAGCAGGCGCAGTTTCAGGCTATGGATTCCCAGTCTAGAGAGACCATGCAGTCCGAGAGGGCCTTAGCCGCATTATCACAAATGGCAGAGGCCACACAGCAGCCTCCTCAGACTCCGTTGCAAGAACAAGCGCAGACACTGCAGCAGCAAATGTTCTCAACAACCAGCGGCGTGAACCAGTTACAGGGCGTCATGCATCAGCTGCCATCCAGCAACTTCCAACCAAACGTCACAGGCGGCAACGCAGATGTGAACATGGTTCAGCAAGTTCTGGAAGCGCAGCTATCTCGCGTACTCTTTTCTGGACAAGGTGGGAGTGAAAATAACCAGTCATCGATGGGGCAAGTTCAGGAGCAGCTCAATGCTGGGATGTTTCAGCAAGTGAATTCGATCCAAAATAATCCAAGCCCTGGGATGTTTGGTTCTCCAGAGTCTGTGCATTCTAGATCAGAGAATGTCCTCTCTGGATGCCCTGATAACCTTCTGCAGCAAGCCGAGAACTCCTTGTCAAGTCAGCAGCAGGCCATGGAAACCACGGCAGCCCTTGTCATGGAAATGCAGCAAAGTATGCACCAGTCTCCAGGACCAATTCAAACCGATCTCTTCCAGAGCCAGAATTCTGGAGCCAGGGGCATTCAGTCCCCAGTTTATCAGCATCAACAAGGGTCCCACCTGATGAACAGCCTTTCCAACAATGAAGATATGCAATGTGACATGTTCCCAAGCCCGAATATTTCTGGCAGTGAAGGCAGCGGTGGACAGCAGCAGGTATCCGGCTCTGCCTCCAGTATATTCCAGGCTTCCCCTTCCCCAGACAACAAGAGCACGTCGGGACAGGCTGAACAAATGCAAAGCGATGTCTATCAAAATGTGGTCCAGATGCAGCACAGCGGCGAAAGCCAAGCTCAGGTGAACCTTTTTTCACGAGCAGAAGACATGCTTGGTGTTCAGTCTAGTGGGAGCCAGCAGCAAGGCAATGGACTATTCCAGCAAGCTGGGGATATAATCAGTCTTCAGACAAGCAACTTCCTCCAACAATCCCCTCACTCGCACGCTCCTCTCTACCATACCCAAAATACAATAGGGGACAGCCAGAGTATGCCCCAGGATACTCAGGGCTCACTCTTTCACCCATCCAGCTCTATGGTACAACACCAGAGCACGGCGCCTTCACAAGATCAATTGCAGCCCCAGCTTTTCCACCCGCAGAGTACAATTTCCGTTTTGCAGAACTCTTCTTCTCCAGAGCAGCCACCCGCGAACTTGTTCCTCTCTCAGAGCGCCATGAACTCCCTGCAGGGTGGCGCAGTAGCTCAAGAGAAGCAGCTCTCCTTTTTCACGAGCCAGGGTTCCTTGCCGCAGCTTCAGACAGGTCAGAGCGCAGAGCAGCAGTCTCCTTTCCAGCAACAGGCCCAGCTGTCTCACATGCAGATTTCAcaagagcagcagcagcagtcacAACAAGGCCTGTTCCAGTCACAGAACCAGCAAACCTCCATCTTCCAGGCAACTCACTCCATGGTTGGGATTCAGACCAGCTCGTCGCAGCACGACCAGACTCCAAGCTTGCTTTTCAACACGCAGAGTTCAATGGACACAATGGGCTCCCAGGAACAGCAGCAGAGTATGCTCTATAGCTCCAGTCAAGATCAGATGACTACTCAGGAGCAGCAAAGCCAAGCCATGTTTCACTCCCAGAGCATGGATTTCCAGGCTCAGAGTCCAGTTTCGTCCCAGCATGAGCAGCAGCAACAGTCTCCTTTGTACCGCAACTCTCCGCAGCTCCAGTTGGTTCAGCAATCTCCAACATCCCCTGACCAGCAGGTGACCATGTTTATGTCTCCTGCTTCGATGTCGGCCCTGCAGAACAGCATGAACCAGCAGGAGCTGCAGCAGGCGAGCATGTTCTCACAGTCTATCCAGGGCAACGCGCCCTCTTCTCAGTCCCAGGCTGCCATGTTCCACAGTTCCGCAGCGGGAGCCATGAGTCAAATGCAGAATCAGCAAACATCTCCGCAGGCATCGGGAATGTTTCTCTTCGGAATCCAGAATA GCTGTGGTCAGATGATGTCTCCTTCGAGCGGATCTTTGCCGGATCAGATGATGGCACTGGGCCAGTCTGGCCAGTCCCAAGGAGATGGGCAGTCGGTGACCACACTTCTGTCTCAGCAAATGACCGAGAGCTCCCAGATGTCTTCAGATCAGAAGATCAATGATTTGCTCGTTTCTCTACAGAACCAGGGAAATAGTTTATCTGGCTCTTTCTAA